GGTATGGTGGTATTAGCTTGGAAAGCGGGGTGAGGGGCGTAGCATAAGGAGATTTTGACTTTGGTTATACTTGGCAATGGCATTGTCTATGCGCCATTCTTTGGTGAAGGCACTGCCTAGAGATTCTTCTCCATGGTGAAAATTCATGAGTAGCCTAGGTGATTGGATATGGTGATGGTGAGGCTCGTGCGTCGTGCCCTCTTTGGAGGCATTGTTTTGGGAACCTTTCTTGTTGTCCAGGTGCTGCTGACGGTGTTGGTCAGTGTTGATGTATGTCGTTACATTCGTGCCATTGATAAccaaactgaaataattaaacacgtcAGGTTGATTCTTCCACCTCTCTTTCTTCCATGTCATTCACAGATGTCCTCTGCTCGTTGGGGAGAAATTTTACCCTCACTCTCTGTCGCGTTTCATCCGTGTTCACTATGGTATTCTTGATCTGATCTTTACACTAGTGGGGCGACGACGGGGGTGAGGCTTGAAGGAGAAAATATAAGGGATGGGTGAAGAATTGCATATTTATGGTGAAAAAACCAGTCTCACCTGTCCTACTAATTTAAGGAGAGAGTTGCGATATATTTTTGTCTAGACCCATCGGTTGTGATTAGTTTCAGTGCAATTACTATGATATAGTGGCTTCGACCTGTTtaagtgagttatgaagatcaaTTGGTTGTGATTTGTTCCTCTAATTTGGTCCACGAGATAAACAGTCAGGTTTTTTTTTTGCTATGCAAATTTATAATAGATAATTTGGCATGTCCATCCTCAAATACACCAACTAGTTCTCAATGTCAGCATGTCGCGTTGTTATCCCCTCACCCTGCTTTCTGAGCTAACACCACCATAAATTAGACCAATAGATATTTTTGTGCCTTACAAATTATATCACTGAAAAGTTCTCCCGAATATGAATGCAATGGTAGGTCTAATTTATCGTCAAATTTAAATTTTAAAATGCGTGTGTGCCTTGTTCATTGGAACAACTTCACATTAACATTGATGTTTATAAATAAAATCGTTCAAAAGGGAAAAGAAAGGACACAAAAAGGTTTGAAAAAGCGCTAGCAAGAAATGTATAGGTCGATGCTAGCTAGCACATGGAGGGAAATAAAGGCACTGTAGAAGCTACTCCTACTCAGCCTGAGGCATAGCTTTTGGGAAGCATGGTCCTTTGTGGTACACTTTCGCTGGCAGGCCATTTTAGCTAGGCAATGTGCATGCCAACGTTGTCTGCTGGTAATTTTAAAACGGAGAATGGCGCCGCATCAAATTAGAGCAGTTGATTGTATAATTTTATCAGTGTGCACAGGGCCCACTTGCTAATCCCCAGTGTGATGCTAATTTCAAATTTATACGTCTTTGTCACAGGGCATATCTGAAAAAGGTGTACTATGGGTTTCAGCAAAATGTTACTGAATCTTTAGTCTATAGTAAGTTAAAAATAGGAAGAACCTAGGATAAGATAACTGCATGCTGATCAGAAGACTTAAAAAGATGCCAAGATTgaagaaaattaaaaaaaatctcATACTTCCTCCGATCCAAAATAAAATTAAGTAGATTTGAACTAATTCTGAACTAGAGTTGGTTCAAAACTACGCCGCTTAAAAAAAAGTATTGTAAAAAACTCTCCATTATTACCGCCGAAAAAGTAAAATTCACTGGGCTTGCACCCTTGTTGTATCATAGCAATACTGTGAGCCATAGTACTAATagtagctcctagaatatctGTTTGACTCTTCAAAGCAGCATTTTATTTTGGAAAATGTCATAGTAGTACTACTACACCCCTTTTcccattttatttatttttgataaACAACCACCATGCACACCTAGCTTGTTATATTTCCTTTTCCTCATCATCTTCTCTCCCCCCTCTCAGTTTCTCTCTCACACacagctctctctctctctctctctcccccatCTCTCTCTCAAATACTCCCCATGCCCATCGCCGTCCTCCTTTGAAGAAGCCAATGGCCAGCAATGGCATGGCGTCCTCTCCCTCCGCCTTCTTCCCTCCGAATTTCCTCCTCCACATGCAGCAAGCACCGCCGCAGCATGACCCCCAAGAacaccaccagcaccaccaccaccaccaccatgagcACCACCTCCCTCCCCCCCATCCCCAGCACAACCCCTTCCTCCCCTCCCCCCAATGCCCCTCCCTCCAGGACTTCCGTGGCGGTAGGCACATCCATAACTTCATGCCTTGTCAGTTAATTCGCCACCCTCGCACGGATCGTGCACGCAATACGCCGGTAACGGAGCCGATCCAGGTCTTTGCTAACATGCTGTACGTGTGCTGCAGGTCTGTCGCCAATGCTGGGGAAGCGCCCGGCGATgtacgggggcggcgacgggggctgCGGCGGCGACGAGGTGACCGGCGGCGGCGCGAACGAGGAGGAGACGTCGGACGACGGGTCGCAGCTGGGCGGCGAGAAGAAGCGGCGGCTGAACGTGGAGCAGGTGCGGACGCTGGAGAAGAACTTCGAGGTGGCCAACAAGCTGGAGCCGGAGCGCAAGATGCAGCTGGCGCGCGCGCTGGGGCTGCAGCCGCGCCAGGTGGCCATCTGGTTCCAGAACCGCCGCGCCCGGTGGAAGACAAAGCAGctggagaaggactacgacgtgCTCAAGCGCCAGTTCGACGCCGTCAAGGCCGAGAACGACGCCCTCCTCTCCCACAACAAGAAGCTCCAGTCCGAGGTACTCCTACGTACTAGTACACATCTACCAGTACCTACCCACTGTAGTAGACCACAATGCAAATTAGTGTAGCTCCCGCAGTCAATTCAGTCCGGCAACGGCATGCATCTGGCCGTCGccggcggccggccgcggcagtAGCAGCACGCCGCTGGCCTAGATCTGCGCGCGCGAGTGACGATCTGGGGGGCAGGGGCGCCCGCCGTTCGGTTGCGCTTTCTCGGggcggcctccccggctcaatgATTGGTTGGTGATGTCCGGCTCGGATCCATGTGGGTTTCAGCGCTTGCAGAAAGGTTGTTGGAACCGGCGCCCATGCccacgcgctgctgctgctgccctgCCTTTCCATCTACACCTGCGAAATCGTCATCGTTGAGCTGAGCAGGCACAGTAGCTTTTTGGAAAGGCCCAGCAGAATATGGCAGCGTCCGCAGATAGATGCTCGTGGTCATGGCCATGCCCATGCTGCGGCGAGTCGCTGTTTGTTTCTTGAGCCAGTCTTTTGAGGAGGATCGGTCGATCGCAGTGgagtcaatggcttcatcatcaccatcatcccGGTCGTGGCATCTCTGTGCTGGCTGCCATGGTCGCAGGGACGTACTACTCCCCCGCTGCATGAGTGCCTTTTCACCGCGATCAGATTTGCAATTATGTACTTGTGGGCCGGCCCGGAAACACCATTAGTACCAGCATGATTAGGTGTGCATGTGCAGGTCAGCAAGTGTAGCTTGCTTTCTCCTCGTTGCTAGTACTGCTAGCACTCAGACTTCATAACATTCAGGCAGAGACAGTTGCATGATTCACTGCTGAACTTCTGCATGAACTACTAATCCAAAATTCTAGGTATCTGCCATGTTTGCATTGCGTACTGGTACTAGCTAGCCAAAGCAAGGTCGAGTCGATTGTTGAATGCTAATGTATACTGATGTATGGTGATGAATGCAGATACTTGGACTGAAAGGCTGCAGGGAGGCGGCGTCGGAGCTGATCAACCTCAACAAGGAGACGGAGGCGTCCTGCAGCAACCGCAGCGAGAACAGCTCCGAGATCAACCTCGACATCTCGCGCACGCCGCCGTCCGACGGCCCCATGGATGCACCGCCGTCGCACCAGcagggcggcgggggcgggggcaTGATCCCCTTCTACCCCTCCGTCGCCCGCCCCGCCGGTGTCGACATCGACCATCTCCTCCACGCCTCCGTCCCCAAGATGGAGCACCACCACGGCGGCCCGGACACGGCCAGCTTCGGCAACCTGCTGTGCGGCGTCGACGAGCCGCCGCCGTTCTGGCCGTGGGCGGATCACCAGCAGTTCAACTGATCGTCCGGTCCTTCGATCGGCACGATATATATCTTGTTGCAGTCAATGACTTCTGCTTTGCTTGCATGGTCAGCAATGAGCGTGCATAAATATTCGATGCGTTTGGATTCTTGATGAGGACGTACGTACGGTGGAGACGGTTGTACATGCATGTTTGATGAGAGGCAAGTTCAGTTCATCCATGAGGTACTTATTGAAGACGATGGTGATGCGGTTTGAGTCATGGATCGATCGAGTTGATCATGAATAGTGGGGGTACGTGTAGGGGAATAAGTCCGGTGTGTGTGAAGCGTGTGTAGGTAGATTTTCGAGTTGAATAGTACCTTTGGTAttcttgttttcttttttttcctcttCCTTTTGTTCCCATACATAAATTTGTGAATTTGTGAGGCAGTGTTGGCCCGTTGTTGTATAGGTTAATGGTGCATTTGGTGCTTGTTCCCCCTATTTTATACTATGGATTATTTGAAGACTATGACATACTAAGCGTCGATGCATCAGTTGCTCCAGGGCTCAATGCTAACACGCGCATCCTTTTTGTATGTAGTAAAAATTGcttactccctccttccatctatatagggcctaatgcgttttttaagatcgcc
This genomic window from Aegilops tauschii subsp. strangulata cultivar AL8/78 chromosome 4, Aet v6.0, whole genome shotgun sequence contains:
- the LOC109774522 gene encoding homeobox-leucine zipper protein HOX21 isoform X1, whose product is MASNGMASSPSAFFPPNFLLHMQQAPPQHDPQEHHQHHHHHHHEHHLPPPHPQHNPFLPSPQCPSLQDFRGGLSPMLGKRPAMYGGGDGGCGGDEVTGGGANEEETSDDGSQLGGEKKRRLNVEQVRTLEKNFEVANKLEPERKMQLARALGLQPRQVAIWFQNRRARWKTKQLEKDYDVLKRQFDAVKAENDALLSHNKKLQSEILGLKGCREAASELINLNKETEASCSNRSENSSEINLDISRTPPSDGPMDAPPSHQQGGGGGGMIPFYPSVARPAGVDIDHLLHASVPKMEHHHGGPDTASFGNLLCGVDEPPPFWPWADHQQFN
- the LOC109774522 gene encoding homeobox-leucine zipper protein HOX21 isoform X2; the encoded protein is MASNGMASSPSAFFPPNFLLHMQQAPPQHDPQEHHQHHHHHHHEHHLPPPHPQHNPFLPSPQCPSLQDFRGGRHIHNFMPCLSPMLGKRPAMYGGGDGGCGGDEVTGGGANEEETSDDGSQLGGEKKRRLNVEQVRTLEKNFEVANKLEPERKMQLARALGLQPRQVAIWFQNRRARWKTKQLEKDYDVLKRQFDAVKAENDALLSHNKKLQSEILGLKGCREAASELINLNKETEASCSNRSENSSEINLDISRTPPSDGPMDAPPSHQQGGGGGGMIPFYPSVARPAGVDIDHLLHASVPKMEHHHGGPDTASFGNLLCGVDEPPPFWPWADHQQFN